The Deinococcus depolymerans nucleotide sequence GCGTACGCGCTGTTCCTCGCCGGGCAGTACCAGGCGGCCCTGGACCTCCTGGACGCCCGGCCGATCGTGGACGCCCTGCATCACGCCCGGCAGCGGGCCTACGCCCTGCACTACCTGGGGCGCGTGGAGGAGGCGTACGCCGGGATCGAACAGGCCGCCCACATCGCCGAGACGGAACGCCCGGTCCAGCGGAGCGCGGTCTACATCGACTGGGCCGTCATGCTGATGCGCGACCAGCGTTTCGAGGAGGGCTTCCGGCTCTACCATCAGGCGCTCGCCCACGCCACCGAACCCGAGGAGCGCGCCACGACCCTCTACAACCTCGGCTGGACGTACCTGCGCCGCGGACACCTCGACCACGCCCTCGACGCGCTGCACGAGGGCTACGCCCTGACGCGCGGCAGCCGTCAGGAACGCCTGCGCTGGCGCGGCCACCTGTTCCGCTGCGCCCTGGCCCTGCACGCCCGCGCGTGCGGCCAGTTTGACCTCGCGCTCGGGCGCGCCCGGCAGGCCACCCGACTCGCCGGGAACGACCGGGCCGGCGTGTACGCCTGGAACGTCCTGGCCGGCACCCTGCGTCTCACCGGGCAGACCGGCGCCGCCCGCGAGGCCCAGCAGCGCGCCCTGAGCCTCGCCGGAGACGGCGCCGCTCACGATGCTGAGGCCCTCTACCTGGCCCTGATCGACCTCGGCGGCCCGGACGCCGGGGCGGCCCGCGAGACCCTGCGGCGCCTCGCGCCACGCACCGCTCCCTACGATGCCTGGCGCGCCCGCCTGCACCTCGCCCAGGCGGACCTGCACGCCGGCCGGCCCGACGGGGCCCTGCAGGTGCTCCGCGCGGTCACCGACGCGAATGAACCCTACGTCCTGCTCGACGAGGCGCCCGCCCTGACCGACCTGTACGCCTGCGGACGGACCGCCGGTCTGATCCTCCCGGCACCCGCGGCGCGGCAACCGGCGGCGCTGCACGTCATCTCACGCGGCGCGCCCGGCCTGCACCTGTGCGGCAGACCCCTTCCCGGCGTGCGCCCGCTGAGCGCGGCCGTGATCGCCTACCTTCACCACGAGGGGGCCGCCACGCTCGACACGCTGGCCGGCGCGCTGCTCGACCTGCCGGCCGGTGACGCGCGTGGCCCTGCCCGCATCCGCGCCGCCCTGAACGACCTTCACGACCTGATCGGCACCGACACCCTCACCCGCCTTGGGCGGCGCACCGTCACCCTCGGTCCCGACTGGGTGATCACCACCGATCTGGACGCTCCCGGTCCCGACCCGTTCACGGACCTCTACGGCGAGTGGGTCGCGCAGCTCAGCCGCTGATCAGGCGGACGGCCGTCTGGTACGGACTCCGATTGAATGGGCTGCAAAGCCCGCTGGGTCCGAGCGAAGCGAGGAGGAGCAAAACGGGTTCCGGACGTGGAGTTGACAGATCGGTGGTGTTCCGATCTGTTGACGAAACAAACGGCAGTCCGTATCAGGCCTCGTCCGCCTCCAGCCAGCCCAGCGGGCCGTCCAGCAGGCACGGTCCCTGGCCGTCACGGAGGTCCGTCGACCACACCCACTGCGGCCCCAGCGACAGCCGCCCGCCCCGCAGCCGCACCGCGCCTGAATCCCCCAGCAGGCTCCGCAGGCGCGACACGTGGTACCGCACCTGACCGTACAGCGCCTTTTCCGTGCCCTCCTCCAGCACCGCGTCGGCCACCCGCGGCCAGGGCGCGCCGCCCCGCTCGATCAGGTACGCCAGCAGCGACAGACTCCGCCCCTCGCCACGCATCGGCACGAACGTCAGCCCGCGCTGCACGCCCAGCCGCCCCCGCGTGATCAGCCGCGCCTCATTCGGCGTGGTGGCCGGCTCCGGCAGGCCCAGCGCCGCGCGCACAAGCGGCACACTGCGCGACTCGTCCAGCACCTCGAACCTGAACCCCGCCACGTCCGGCAGCGGACCCGCCGGCCGGCCCGAACGCCGCACCGACTCGGCGTCCTGCAACGCCAGCCTGAGCTGCACGCCCGGCGACAGCCGCGCCGCATCCGGCCGTCCGGCACCCGGATGCACCAGGTCCAGCAGTGCCTGCACGTCCGCCACCGCCGGTGCCGGCGCGTACCGCAGCGCCGCGTAATGATGCCGGACCGACACCAGCGGGTCACCCATCAGGCGCGTCGTGGTCGCCAGCGTCAGGTGCGCCCCGAAGGTGACGGCCGCGTCCACCTGACCGCCCAGCGCCTCGCGCGCGCGGCTCAGGGACGCCTCGAACGACCCCTGCACGCGGTCCACGGTCGCCAGTCCCACCAGCAGCGGCCCCCGCCATGGCCGCGCCGCCCGCTGGGAACGGACCAGTCCCATGCCCTCCTCGAACTGCCCGGCTGCCGCGGCGACCTCCCCGCCCAGCAGCGCGGCCCAGGCCAGGTCATGCAGGACCGCGGCCCGTTGCGGCACGCCCCGCCCGCCCTCGGCCAGCAGGGTCAACCACGCGGCGGGCGGATGACGCCACGACCAGTCCGCCGGGGGTTCGAGCGGGCTGCCCTGCGCCCAGCGACCCAGCGGCGGCGACAGCGGCGTCACGCCGCCACCGGGAACGCCGGCTGCAGGGTCACTCGGCACAGGATCACTGGGTGCAGGATCACTGGGCACAGGGTCACTGGGTGCTGGGCACGGACGGCCGCGCGGTCGGGCGCGGCGCGGCCGGGCGCGGCGCGGCTGTTCCCGGCCCGGCCCGGCGTCCGCCGGAAACCCCCGGGCGGCGGAGGCGCCCACCGCATCAACTGTTCCTTCCCCGCATGCACCCGAGCATAGAGTGTCCGGGGCCACCCGGGACCCGGGCGGGTGCGGGCAGGCGGCCCCCGGGGTGTCCGGGTCAGTGGGGCAGGTGGTCGCGGAGGGCGCCGTACAGCCAGGTTCCCAGGAGCGCGAAGCCCAGCACGACCAGCATGGGCCCCACGCCCGCGCCGAGCAGCGTGAAGACCGGCCCCGGGCACACGCCGGCCAGGCCCCATCCCACCCCGAAGGTCGCGCCGCCCAGCATGTACCGCGTCCAGCCGCGCTCCTTGGGCGTCACCGTGATGCGCTGCCCGTCCAGGCTGCGGGCGCCGCTTCGGCGCAGCCACCACGTGGTGATCATCCCGGTCAGGACCGCCGAGCCGATCAGGCCGAACATGTGAATGGACTGGAAGCGGAACATCTCCTGAATGCGGTACCAGCTGGCCGCCTCGGACTTGATCAGCACCACCCCGAAATACACGCCCATCAGCAGGTAGGCGGGAAGGGCGGTCGCTCGCGTGGCGGCCGGGCCGTGCACGCCGGGAATCCGGGAGGCGCCGCTCACCGGATCACCGTCAGGAACAGCGGCAGCAGCAGGTTGGCGCTGAGAATGCCGCCCGCGAAGAAGGACGCAGTGGCAAGCAGGCTGGGCCGCTGCAGGGTACTCAGACCCGTGATGGCGTGCCCGCTCGTGCAGCCGCCGCCGTAGCGGGTGCCAAAACCCACCAGCAGGCCGGACACGCCCAGCAGCAGCCACACGCCGGGATTGGAGAGATCGGTCAGTTCGGCCGGGACCAGGCCGGGGCGAACCTGAACGCCGAGTGCCTGCACGGACGCCGCGCCCGCTGCCGTGAGACGCGTCGGTTCTGGATTGGCGAACACCAGGCCGGCCAGCAGGCCGCCCAGGATGAGCCCGGCGGCAAAGGTGAGGTTCCAGGCTTCGGCGCGCCAGTTGTAGCGGAAGAAGCCGGGCTTGGCGGCGTCGGGCAGCAGCGCGGCGCAGGCGTGGCGCAGGTTGGCGGAGATGCCGAAGCCTTTATTGCCGATCCACAGGAGGAGCGGGACGGTCAGGCCGATCAGGGGGCCGCCGACCCACCAGGGCCAGGGCGAGCGGAGCAGGTCAAGCAGGTCAGTCATAGTCACCTTGATGAGCGGCAGGGCCGTCATACGGCCTCTGATTGAAGGGGGTCGCGAACCCTTCGATCCGGGCAGAGCGGGCAGGAGAGAACCGGGCTGTCGGGCGTGGCGTTGGCAACCCGGCGTTGTTCCGGATGGTTGACGAGGCCAGGCGGCAGTCCGGATCAGGACGGAGAGCGGAGCAGGTCAGTGAACGCCGCTTTCCACCGCGGGCGGGTTGAGCACTTTGGGCACGTTGGTTCCCAGGACGTACAGGCCCATCACGATCAGGAAGGCCGCAAATCCCCGGCGGAGTGTCACCTGCGGCAGGCGGCAGCCGATTCGGGCGCCCACCTGGCTGCCCGCCACGCCGATCACCGCGAACACGGCGATCAGGGGCCAGTGCAGGGCCGCGCTGCCCTGATCGAGGTGCTTGAGAAACCCGGCGGCGCTGTTCAGGGTGATGATGCTCAGGCTGGTGCCCACCGCGAGACCCATGGGCAGGCCGCCCAGCAGCACCAAGGCCGGCACGATCAGGAACCCGCCGCCCACGCCGACCACGCCCGTCAGAACGCCCACCCCGGCCCCCTCCAGCGCGGTCAGCCACGCCGGGTGGGTGGACGCGCCGGGTGCGGGCGGCGGGCGGAACATCAGTGTCGCGGCGAGCAGCATCACCACGGCGAAGATCAGCAGTTGCGTGCCGCCACTCAGGTGCGCGCTCAGCGCCGAGCCGGCGGCCGTGCCGAGCATGCCGGGCAGGCCGAACAGCGCCACGCGCCGCCAGTCGATCTGCCGTTTCAGCGCGTACGGCAGCGTGCCGAACAGGCTGATCAGCCCGACGATCGCGAGACTTTCGGTGATGGCGAGCTTCTCGGGTTCACCGACGAGGTAGACCAGCACGGGCACGGTCAGGATGCTGCCCCCGGAGCCCAGCAGGCCGAGACTCAATCCGATCAGGGCCGCGCCTATCCAGGCCAGGATCACGGCCGGTCGCCGGTCACCAGGTCGCGGCTCTCGCGTGTCCAGCCGACGGTGCCGCCCATCAGGTTCATCAGGCGCTGACGGCCCAGGCCGGCCAAGTACGCGGCGGCCTGCGAGGAGCGGTTGCCGCTGGCGCAGACCAGCACCGCGCCGTCGGGCACTTCCCCCTCCCGGCCCTGGAGTTCGGTGAGGGGGAGGTTGACGGCCCCGGGCACGTGGCCGCGGCGGTACTCGTCGGCTTCACGCACGTCGATCAGGGCGGCGCCGGCGCGGCGGTGAAGGTCGAGTTCGTTCGGGAAGAGGTCGGTGTAGGTCATCACTTGATTCCTTTGGGGGGGGCGGCGGGGCTGGTGGCGCGCGGCCCGGAGCAGGGGGCGTGCCGACGCCGGTTGAACGGGGGAGATCCGTTCAACCCGGACGGCGGCCCAGGGGGGAGGGGGCGGCCCGGTCAGACCGGGGAGGCGGTCGGCGCGGCCTGCTCGCGGACGTACGCTTCGTACCCGCCGGCCAGTTCGTTCACGTGGAAGCCCCGGGCGCGCAGGAGGCTGGCGGCGGCGGCGCTGCGCGCGCCACCCTGGCAGTGGACGACGATCTCGCGGTCGCGTGGCAGGGTGGCGAGGTTCCAGGCGAGGCGTCCGGCGTGCAGTTGCTCCGCGCCGGGAATGGCGCCGGCCTGGTGTTCGGTCCTGTTGCGCACGTCGAGGATCAGGGCGTCGCGGTGCTGCGCGAGTTCGGCGGCCGGGAAGGGCCGGGCGGGCGCGGTGGGCAGGCCGTCGGGGCTGGTGACGTACCCGGCGACGGTGTCCAGGCCGACCATCCACAGGCGGCGGCGCAGCGTCTCGGCGTGCGTGGCGTCGCGGGCCAGCAGGACGTACGTGGTGTCTTCGGGGCGCAGCAGCCATCCGGCCCAGGTTTCGAAGGTGTTGCCGTCGGGGATGTTCACGCTGCCCTGCGGCGCGGCGGCCTGGTGCGCCTCTTTCGGGCGGGGGTCGATGAGCAGGCCGCCGGCACGCACGTGGGCGTGCAGCGCGTCGGCGCTCAGCGGCGGCAGGGGGGCCGCGTCGCCCAGCAGGGCGGGGCCGGCCCGGTTCTGCGTCTTCATGCGCCCGTAGTACAGCGGCGCGTCGGGCTGCCCACTGAGCAGCAGGTCGGTGAAGCCGCTCTCGTCGCCGGCGGCGACGAAGGGAGCCCACCAGGCCAGGCGGCGTTCGTAGCCGACGGTGGTGGTGGGGACGGCGCCCAGCGCCTTGCCGCAGGCGCTGCCGGCGCCGTGTCCGGGCCAGACCTGCAGGCTGTCGGGCAGGGTCAGGAACTGGTCGCGCAGGCTGGCGAACATCTGCCGCGCGCCGGTGAAGCGGGTGTCCTCGCCGCCGGCGGCCTCGTCGAGCAGGTCGGGTCGGCCGATGTCGCCGACGAACACGAAGTCGCCCGTGAAGTACATGACGGGCGTGTCGCCGCGCGGGGTGTCGGTCACGAGGAACGAGAGGCTTTCCGGGGTGTGGCCGGGCGTGTGGCGGACCTCGATGCGCAGGTTGCCGACCATGAAGGTCTCGCCGTGCCGGAGCGGCTGGGCCTGGAAGCCGTAGGTCCAGTCGGGGCCGCCCTCGGCGGAGAGCAGCAGTCGGGCGCCGCTGCGGGCGGCGAGTTCGCGGCTGCCGGAGAGGTAGTCGGCGTGGATGTGCGTCTCGGTGACGTGCGTGACGCGGAGGTTCTCGCGGGCGGCGCGGTCGAGGTACGGCTGGATGTCGCGCACGGGGTCGATGACCAGGCATTCGCCGGTTTTCTGGCAGCCGATCATGTAGGACGCCTGGGCGAGGTCGGTGTTGTAGAAGCGTTCGAAGAACATGGGGGACCCTCCTTGGGCTGAATCTGACCGGAAGGTATACCCCCTTGGGGTATCATGCAAGGGTGTGGGCGGCTGGTATCGCGTTCTCCGGTATGAACCATCAGCCACGCCGATATCATGGGCAGGGAGGCCCCCCCCCATGCGCGTGAACCCGGAACAGCTCGTCACCTTCAGCGTCGTCGCGCAGCTCGGCAGCGTCAGCCGCGCCGCGCAGACCCTGAACCTCAGCCAGCCGGCCGTGAGTGGGCAGCTGCGCGCCCTGCAGGACCAGATCGGCCGGCCCCTGTACGTCCGCCGGGGCCGCGGCGTGACCCTCACCGAGGACGGCGAACGCCTGCTCCCGCACGCCCAGGCCATCGCCCGGACCCTGCACGAGGTCGGCGAGCAGATCACGGACCTGCGCCGCCGCCCCCTGACCACCCTGCGCGTGGGCTTCTCGTTCGCCCTCGCCGGCCTGGCCAGCACCGCCGCGCGCCGCGCACTGGAGGCCGGACTGCACCTGCAGGTCGACACCCGCCCCGCCGCCGAACTGGCCGAGGGCGTCCGCAGCGGCGCGCTCGCCGCCGCGCTGCTCGTGACCTCCCCGCAGCGCACCCTGCCGGACCTCGACCTGCACCGCGTCGGCGAGGACCAGCTGCGGCTGGCCGTTCCGCCCGGCCACCCGCTGGCCCGCCACGGCTACGTCGCCCCCCACGCCCTGCGCGGCGAGACGCTGCTGTGGCCCGCACGCGGCTCCGGCGTCCGGTTGCAGACCGAACGCATCCTCCAGGGCGTCGTGCCCGCCCAGGGGATGGAGGTCGGAAGCCTCTGGGCCGCGCTGGAAGGCGTGCGGCGCGGCGACGGCCTGGCGGTCCTGCCGGCCTCGTTCATGGACCGCGACGTGCGCGGCGGCCACCTGCGCTCCCTGGGACTGGAGGCCCCCTCCGTCACGGTCCTGCACGTGCTGGTCACCCCGCCCGCCGCGCTGCTGCCGGCCGCCACCCGCACCCTGATCGACCTGCTGGGCCGCCCGGCCCCGCCCGCCCCCACAACCCGGGCGACGTGACGAACCGCTGACAAAGCGCTGCCACACTCGGCAGCGTATGAAGAAGCTTCTGACCGTTGCAGCTGCGCTCGCCATGACCTCCGCTTCCGCTCAGGGGAGCCTGACGGGTGCCGGCGCGAGCTTCCCCTTCCCCCTGTACAGCAAGATGTTCGCCGAGTACAAGAATGACGCCGGCGTGACCGTCAACTACCAGAGCGTCGGCAGCGGCGCCGGCCAGAAGCAGATCACCGAACGCACCGTCGACTTCGCCGGCAGCGACAACCCCATGAGCGACGAGGCCCTGAAGGCCGCGCCGGCCAAACTGCTGCACATCCCCACCGCCATCGGCGCGGTCGTGCCGTCGTACAACCTGCCCGGCGTCACCAGCCCGCTGAAGTTCACCGGCAAGGTCCTGGCCGACATCTACCTCGGCAAGATCAAGACCTGGAACGACAAGGCCATCGCCGCCCTGAACCCCGGCGTCAGCATTCCCCCGCTGCCCATCACGGTCGCGCGCCGCAGCGACGGGTCCGGCACCACCTTCGTCTTCAGCGACTACCTGAGCAAGGTCAGCACCGAGTGGAAGAGCAAGGTCGGCACCGGCAACAGCCTGCAGTGGCCCGTCGGCACCGGCGCCAAGGGCAACGACGGCGTGGCCGGCGTGGTCAAGAGCACCCCCGGCGCCATCGGCTACGTGGAACTGGTGTACGCCAAGCAGAACAAACTGCCCTTCGGCAGCGTGCAGAACCGCGCCGGGAAGTTCGTGCTGGCCGACAACGCCCCCGCCGCCCTGGCCGCCAAGGGTGTCGTGATGCCCGCCGACACCCGCGTCAGCATCACCAACAGCGCCAACCCCGACTCCTACCCGATCGCGAGCTTCACGTACGTCATCTTCTACCAGGAGCAGAAGTACGCCGGGCGCACCCTGGCCCAGGCGCAGACCCTGAAGAAGCTGCTGACCTGGATGGTCACGGCCGGCCAGAAGTACAACGAGCCGCTGGACTACGCCGCGCTGCCCAGCAACGCCGCCGCCAAGGCCAAGACCATCATCGCCAGCATGACCTTCGACGGCAAGAAATTCTGAGCTGACCAGCGCCGGCCGCCTCGCGGCCGGCCCACGTGGGGGCGGCCTTCCTGACACAGGGAGGGCCGCCCCCGTCCTGCCCCCCCCCACCCCCGCAGCGGGCTGACGCAGGGCTGACGAACGCCGTGTGAACTGTTCGGCAAATGCCCCGGAGGGGCCACGAAACCATGAGCGAACCAACCCAATCCCGCCCGAACCGACTGCCCGCGCCGGCCTCGCTGTCCAGCCGCAGCGACCGGCTGTTCGAGATCCTGATCCTGACGCTCGCCTCGGTCATCGTGCTGGTCTTCGCGCTCAGCATCTACCAGCTGGGCACCGAATCCTGGCCGGCCCTGAAACGCTTCGGTCTGGACTTCTTCACGCAGCGCACCTGGAATCCCGTGCAGGGCTCGTACGGCGCGGTCGCCATGATCACCGGAACGCTGGTCACCAGCCTCGTGGCG carries:
- a CDS encoding rhodanese-like domain-containing protein, with the translated sequence MTYTDLFPNELDLHRRAGAALIDVREADEYRRGHVPGAVNLPLTELQGREGEVPDGAVLVCASGNRSSQAAAYLAGLGRQRLMNLMGGTVGWTRESRDLVTGDRP
- the pstS gene encoding phosphate ABC transporter substrate-binding protein PstS, with the translated sequence MKKLLTVAAALAMTSASAQGSLTGAGASFPFPLYSKMFAEYKNDAGVTVNYQSVGSGAGQKQITERTVDFAGSDNPMSDEALKAAPAKLLHIPTAIGAVVPSYNLPGVTSPLKFTGKVLADIYLGKIKTWNDKAIAALNPGVSIPPLPITVARRSDGSGTTFVFSDYLSKVSTEWKSKVGTGNSLQWPVGTGAKGNDGVAGVVKSTPGAIGYVELVYAKQNKLPFGSVQNRAGKFVLADNAPAALAAKGVVMPADTRVSITNSANPDSYPIASFTYVIFYQEQKYAGRTLAQAQTLKKLLTWMVTAGQKYNEPLDYAALPSNAAAKAKTIIASMTFDGKKF
- a CDS encoding LysR family transcriptional regulator, producing the protein MRVNPEQLVTFSVVAQLGSVSRAAQTLNLSQPAVSGQLRALQDQIGRPLYVRRGRGVTLTEDGERLLPHAQAIARTLHEVGEQITDLRRRPLTTLRVGFSFALAGLASTAARRALEAGLHLQVDTRPAAELAEGVRSGALAAALLVTSPQRTLPDLDLHRVGEDQLRLAVPPGHPLARHGYVAPHALRGETLLWPARGSGVRLQTERILQGVVPAQGMEVGSLWAALEGVRRGDGLAVLPASFMDRDVRGGHLRSLGLEAPSVTVLHVLVTPPAALLPAATRTLIDLLGRPAPPAPTTRAT
- a CDS encoding YeeE/YedE family protein, encoding MSGASRIPGVHGPAATRATALPAYLLMGVYFGVVLIKSEAASWYRIQEMFRFQSIHMFGLIGSAVLTGMITTWWLRRSGARSLDGQRITVTPKERGWTRYMLGGATFGVGWGLAGVCPGPVFTLLGAGVGPMLVVLGFALLGTWLYGALRDHLPH
- a CDS encoding tetratricopeptide repeat protein, whose protein sequence is MGDFQQYLDAYALFLAGQYQAALDLLDARPIVDALHHARQRAYALHYLGRVEEAYAGIEQAAHIAETERPVQRSAVYIDWAVMLMRDQRFEEGFRLYHQALAHATEPEERATTLYNLGWTYLRRGHLDHALDALHEGYALTRGSRQERLRWRGHLFRCALALHARACGQFDLALGRARQATRLAGNDRAGVYAWNVLAGTLRLTGQTGAAREAQQRALSLAGDGAAHDAEALYLALIDLGGPDAGAARETLRRLAPRTAPYDAWRARLHLAQADLHAGRPDGALQVLRAVTDANEPYVLLDEAPALTDLYACGRTAGLILPAPAARQPAALHVISRGAPGLHLCGRPLPGVRPLSAAVIAYLHHEGAATLDTLAGALLDLPAGDARGPARIRAALNDLHDLIGTDTLTRLGRRTVTLGPDWVITTDLDAPGPDPFTDLYGEWVAQLSR
- a CDS encoding YeeE/YedE family protein produces the protein MTDLLDLLRSPWPWWVGGPLIGLTVPLLLWIGNKGFGISANLRHACAALLPDAAKPGFFRYNWRAEAWNLTFAAGLILGGLLAGLVFANPEPTRLTAAGAASVQALGVQVRPGLVPAELTDLSNPGVWLLLGVSGLLVGFGTRYGGGCTSGHAITGLSTLQRPSLLATASFFAGGILSANLLLPLFLTVIR
- a CDS encoding MBL fold metallo-hydrolase yields the protein MFFERFYNTDLAQASYMIGCQKTGECLVIDPVRDIQPYLDRAARENLRVTHVTETHIHADYLSGSRELAARSGARLLLSAEGGPDWTYGFQAQPLRHGETFMVGNLRIEVRHTPGHTPESLSFLVTDTPRGDTPVMYFTGDFVFVGDIGRPDLLDEAAGGEDTRFTGARQMFASLRDQFLTLPDSLQVWPGHGAGSACGKALGAVPTTTVGYERRLAWWAPFVAAGDESGFTDLLLSGQPDAPLYYGRMKTQNRAGPALLGDAAPLPPLSADALHAHVRAGGLLIDPRPKEAHQAAAPQGSVNIPDGNTFETWAGWLLRPEDTTYVLLARDATHAETLRRRLWMVGLDTVAGYVTSPDGLPTAPARPFPAAELAQHRDALILDVRNRTEHQAGAIPGAEQLHAGRLAWNLATLPRDREIVVHCQGGARSAAAASLLRARGFHVNELAGGYEAYVREQAAPTASPV
- a CDS encoding sulfite exporter TauE/SafE family protein produces the protein MILAWIGAALIGLSLGLLGSGGSILTVPVLVYLVGEPEKLAITESLAIVGLISLFGTLPYALKRQIDWRRVALFGLPGMLGTAAGSALSAHLSGGTQLLIFAVVMLLAATLMFRPPPAPGASTHPAWLTALEGAGVGVLTGVVGVGGGFLIVPALVLLGGLPMGLAVGTSLSIITLNSAAGFLKHLDQGSAALHWPLIAVFAVIGVAGSQVGARIGCRLPQVTLRRGFAAFLIVMGLYVLGTNVPKVLNPPAVESGVH